In Toxoplasma gondii ME49 chromosome VIII, whole genome shotgun sequence, a single genomic region encodes these proteins:
- a CDS encoding hypothetical protein (encoded by transcript TGME49_267990) yields the protein MFHREAWLGEHCGAADRCIVFFGEESAVWPLRYQGVGDWNPLRADEPELDSEPAEHANEANSSVRSFVQTPTDNQSKGRAGEPRDNGFPAGPGAAEPSGPSVSM from the coding sequence ATGTTTCACCGTGAAGCCTGGCTCGGGGAACATTGTGGCGCTGCTGACCGCTGCATTGTCTTTTTCGGCGAGGAGTCGGCTGTTTGGCCTCTACGATACCAGGGAGTAGGCGACTGGAACCCTCTCAGAGCGGATGAGCCTGAACTGGACTCAGAGCCGGCTGAACATGCCAACGAAGCCAATTCGAGTGTTCGATCTTTCGTACAAACTCCAACAGACAACCAGTCCAAGGGGCGGGCAGGCGAACCACGCGACAACGGTTTTCCTGCAGGTCCAGGGGCTGCGGAGCCAAGTGGGCCGAGTGTTTCGATGTGA
- a CDS encoding hypothetical protein (encoded by transcript TGME49_267980~Predicted trans-membrane domain (TMHMM2.0):34-57) produces MFARRYSVHKGALRVSRCALEDLKKAFCIFSSLNLFLFLTMAPGLSHFLLLLVAGLAYFGKESTVWALRYQAAGDWNPLTDNAPELASDPVENADEPSSRIQSFVEASKDNSSSGGDRDKGEGDKSPKGIGERLRNFFFVRKSGSGTSKGNRDISESHLGTPGKYTQKGGSSSTTSLRGAGGGKKETPAGKKETPTDKKETPTDKKETPAAKKETPEDKKETPTGKKETPEDKKETPAGKKETPAGKKETPADEKPESSDKQTTAQLIDSLSKQMIIKLNYVDKELTGKVLPDDKPNAEAINSDLHLVAIDYKYEVCNILQEVRELEKDPKLKPKQKLTLAATADRATQALDMLKRTFDEDRPEYCTDL; encoded by the coding sequence ATGTTTGCGCGTCGTTACTCGGTACATAAAGGAGCATTACGGGTGAGTCGTTGCGCTCTGGAGGATCTGAAAAAAGCATTTTGCATATTTTCGTCGCTTaatctgtttctgtttctcacGATGGCACCTGGATTGTCGCACTTTTTGTTGCTGCTCGTCGCTGGGCTTGCGTATTTCGGGAAGGAGTCGACTGTCTGGGCTCTTCGGTACCAGGCAGCAGGCGACTGGAACCCCCTGACGGACAACGCACCTGAGCTCGCCTCGGACCCGGTTGAGAATGCCGACGAACCCTCTTCGAGAATTCAGTCGTTCGTGGAAGCTTCAAAAGACAACTCATCCAGCGGGGGGGACCGGgacaagggagaaggcgacaagtCCCCGAAGGGGATCGGGGAACGCCTTCGCAACTTTTTTTTTGTTCGCAAAAGCGGAAGTGGCACCTCTAAAGGTAATCGTGACATCAGCGAATCACATCTAGGAACCCCAGGAAAGTACACACAAAAAGGGGGTTCGTCATCCACCACTTCTCTGCGTGGTGCAGGGGGAggcaagaaggagacgccggcaggcaagaaggagacgccgacagacaagaaggagacgccgacagacaagaaggagacgccggcAGCCAAGAAGGAAACCCCGgaggacaagaaggagacgccgacaggcaagaaggaaaccccggaggacaagaaggagacgccggcAGGCAAGAAGGAAACCCCGGCAggcaagaaggagacgccggcAGACGAAAAACCCGAATCTTCAGATAAGCAAACGACGGCTCAACTCATCGACTCGCTATCGAAGCAAATGATAATCAAGCTCAATTATGTGGACAAGGAACTGACTGGCAAAGTGTTACCTGATGACAAGCCAAATGCAGAGGCAATAAATAGTGACTTACATCTTGTAGCTATAGATTATAAGTACGAAGTCTGCAACATTCTTCAAGAAGTTCGTGAACTCGAGAAGGATCCCAAACTGAAACCAAAGCAGAAGCTGACTTTGGCTGCAACGGCAGATCGAGCCACGCAGGCTCTCGACATGCTCAAACGAACATTCGATGAAGACAGACCCGAATACTGCACAGACTTGTGA
- a CDS encoding DEAD/DEAH box helicase domain-containing protein (encoded by transcript TGME49_267970) → MARRGTASFRDPLRESSYLTSHVWRSGEGTLLRGPSTLESAYARGRRKQRRLGLSTTDLRFLAHGAPYCDSLFRSASPSCASAASSALASSSPVQVCCASRSWGTEAWRRKHGGKQSEGSWLRRFSCRVCLLPQACVVYSPPRTGEVLEMSHVPRRSRTRVLSFLSSLYVLRISTASSAPASPSCLPPSPHCLSVSPCVGRASKRTWGDAKTALGAPFGNQLFFPPSIFSPQRFYCFCSESTSPPPSDPLSPSSQAMPAECPVATGREEDSSSSPSLPTRESSSSCELSLSSPTTDGPLVFASSSFLPSFLAPSFFRSLSPLASRWIACLSPLLQALPPPTLRLWGGSCCELKPLLLPAPLPLSVLLPHPLPMSVLSSAAVSSPSPASPSPVSSSRQPSSLLPPSVAVALHRHCGASAVSPLQQFLLPFLLSPSHDLLVLSRVQTGKSRAVQLAVVLRLLESDGIAQPSEDELNAQADATRKLQGMEQADAGFPKCLFLLPTRDAANQTHAELLALLRYTPQLRVALLCGETAFYQAQQEAREERSASGGGQRAAADVARDDPQAAEWAGEPRSICSRRGRAVNVFHRIEKLRAHIWICTPGKLDEYLGYLSWKDSFRNGAASRLTPTPIDKDATGEAAATTEDTYEDTRQGRNRSFSRCSLLVVEDTPALFQQSDRGRQATAALLRLKERLPPGHQTIFLSSWLPPDLRSVFARLARVRSLTINALGTPFVSPVSLLHSDQASAEAVGAAPSPPLVSPVSHSASLFASGSTRLSRLCCSPCSVPLSPPGTASLSCPLSSAFLSPSPCVPRKDGDAEEELCLSQQTPETGENEEAHTAALLRQPSLCGSPHKETGPPFSRGPSLRESILDVEETAGLWGPKRASEFLAKKQRQWSELQRRRSRSHHSAQERRGSDWSREEEAIIRGEVVRSEFAIYPADLHAHVLFNVLMSEANRVAQLETAREGPHRRAEGQMAGDDQACDVSPESRDRTYRVIVFFSTLKSLQFHYVFFKHYVFPALLTLKTTDPATFSALSTYPFVSSSSGSYLSATHSFPLSVSFSSSSPSASSTFPPPPLVPARLPKLSALHHGLSIERRRAVIEAFSSSSLVPTWSPSGVDSAALAPSQFASGLPTSLVGQASHRRLSKSGRERQQGSLHGQEPLPQVSSNPGYELRILFATDVAATGVNVGVVDSVIHAGMPRDPELLVQRLTRVARPSTRVFHFICLTSVFLGPRLVATIMGSL, encoded by the exons ATGGCTCGAAGGGGGACGGCAAGTTTTCGTGACCCTTTGCGGGAGTCGTCGTATTTGACGAGCCATGTTTGGCGTTCTGGGGAGGGCACTCTGCTCCGAGGGCCGTCGACCCTTGAATCTGCATACGCCCGAGGTCGGCGGAAACAGCGCCGCTTAGGTCTCTCTACGACCGATCTGCGTTTTTTGGCGCATGGCGCCCCCTATTGTgactctctctttcgttccgCTTCGCCATCCTGtgcctctgctgcgtcttcagccctcgcctcttcctctcccgtccAAGTGTGCTGCGCCTCCCGCTCTTGGGGAACCGAGGCCTGGAGGCGGAAGCATGGAGGCAAGCAGAGTGAGGGCAGCTGGCTGCGGCGCTTCTCGtgtcgcgtctgtctcctgccaCAGGCTTGTGTCGTTTACTCACCGCCCAGGACCGGGGAGGTCTTGGAGATGTCTCACGTTCCACGTCGCTCAAGAACTCGCGTCTTGTccttcctttcgtctctctatGTCTTGCGAATCTCCACCGCCTCTTCGGCGCCCGCGTcaccttcctgtctcccgcCTTCCCCGCACTGTCTGAGTGTCTCTCCCTGTGTAGGACGGGCAAGTAAGAGGACCtggggagacgcgaagacaGCTCTTGGCGCGCCATTTGGAAACCAGCTATTTTTTCCCCCCTCTATCTTCTCTCCCCAACGTTTCTATTGTTTCTGCTCGGAGTCGACGTCGCCTCCGCCGTCCGATCCTCTGTCCCCGTCTTCCCAGGCGATGCCTGCCGAGTGTCCTGTTGCCActggcagagaagaggattcgtcttcgtctccttcgttgcCGACCCGTgagtcttcctcttcttgcgAGCTCTCTTTGTCCTCTCCTACGACTGATGGTCCACTTGTATTCGCTTCcagttcctttcttccctcctttctcgcgccGTCATTCTTtcgctcgctctcgcctctggcCTCGCGGTGGatcgcgtgtctctctccactcctcCAGGCACTTCCTCCCCCCACACTTCGTCTGTGGGGAGGCAGCTGCTGTGAACTCAagccgcttctcctccccgcccctcttcctctctccgtcctgcTCCCTCACCCCCTGCCGATGTCCGTCctctcgtctgctgctgtctcctctccgtctcctgcgtctccttctcccgtGTCTTCATCTCGCcagccttcctctctcctcccgccGTCTGTCGCAGTCGCACTTCACCGCCACTGTGGCGCGTCCGCTGTTTCGCCTCTTCAGcaatttcttcttccgttcctGCTGAGTCCTTCTCACGacctccttgttctctcgcgtGTGCAAACCGGCAAGTCGCGAGCCGTTCAGCTCGCCGTTGTCCTGCGTCTGCTGGAAAGCGATGGGATCGCGCAGCCCAGTGAGGATGAGCTGAACGCGCAGGCGGACGCGACGCGGAAGCTCCAGGGGATGGAGCAAGCGGACGCGGGGTTCCCCAAGtgcctcttcctgctccCCACGCGCGACGCAGCCAACCAGACTCATGCAGagctcctcgctcttctgcgcTATACGCCGCAGCTCCGCGTAGCTCTTCTGTGCGGCGAAACTGCCTTCTACCAGGCGCAGCaagaggcgcgagaggagcGGAGCGCCAGCGGTGGGGGACAGAGGGCTGCGGCCGATGTCGCCCGCGACGATCCCCAGGCAGCCGAGTGGGCGGGCGAGCCCCGAAGCATTTGTTCCCGGCGAGGCCGCGCTGTGAACGTTTTCCACCGAATTGAGAAGCTGAGGGCACACATATGGATCTGCACACCGGGGAAGCTCGACGAGTATCTCGGCTACCTCAGCTGGAAAGACAGCTTCAGAAACGGCGCGGCGAGCCGGCTGACTCCGACACCGATAGACAAAGACGCGACAGGCGAAGCGGCGGCGACGACAGAGGATACATACGAGGACACCCGACAAGGTAGAAACAGgagcttctctcgctgtagCTTGCTGGTTGTGGAAGACACACCTGCGCTCTTTCAACaaagcgacagaggcaggCAGGCGACCGCAGCGTTGCTCAGACTCAAAGAAAGGTTGCCAccag GTCACCAGACTATTTTCCTGTCATCGTGGCTGCCTCCGGATCTTCGGAGCGTCTTCGCTCGTCTTGCGCGGGTCAGGTCCTTGACTATCAACGCCTTGGGGACTCCCTTCGTATcacccgtttctctcctacATTCCGATCAAGCTTCTGCTGAAGCCGTTGGTGCTGCGCCCAGCCCTCCGCTGgtgtctcccgtgtctcATTCGGCTTCTTTGTTTGCTTCGGGTTCcactcgcctctctcgcctgtgctgttctccttgttccgttcctctgtctcctcccggcaccgcttctctgtcttgtcccctttcttctgcgtttttgtcGCCGTCTCCCTGTGTCCCGCGGAAGGACGGGGACGCGGAGGAAGAGCTGTGTCTTTCGCAGCAAACGCCCGAGACcggcgagaacgaggaagcacACACcgccgcgcttctccgcCAGCCTTCACTCTGTGGTTCGCCACACAAGGAGACGGGGCCGCCATTTTCGCGgggtccttctcttcgcgaaAGCATTCTCGATGTGGAAGAGACGGCAGGATTGTGGGGTCCCAAACGAGCGTCCGAGTTCCTggcgaaaaagcagagacagtggagtGAGCTTCAGCGTCGCCGGTCACGCTCCCACCACAGCGCACAagagcggcgaggaagcgactggagcagggaggaagaggcaatAATACGGGGGGAAGTCGTTCGCTCGGAGTTTGCCATTTATCCGGCAGACTTGCACGCTCATGTGCTGTTTAACGTGTTGATGAGTGAGGCGAATCGAGTTGCGCAATTggagacagcaagagagGGACCACACAGAAGAGCCGAAGGACAGATGGCAGGGGACGATCAAGCGTGTGACGTGTCTccggaaagcagagacagaacttACCGAGTcattgtttttttctcgactctcaAGAGTCTACAGTTCCATTATGTCTTCTTCAAACACTATGTTTTTCCGGCGCTCCTCACGCTGAAGACAACGGACCCCGCGACGTTTTCCGCTCTGTCCACGTACCcattcgtctcctcttcgtccggTTCTTATTTATCCGCCACACATTCGTTCCCTTTAtcagtttctttctcttcttcgtctccctctgcttcgtcgacgTTTCCTCCGCCGCCGCTGGTCCCCGCGCGCCTTCCGAAACTCTCGGCCCTGCATCACGGGCTCAGTATCGAGAGACGTCGTGCAGTGATCGaggctttctcctcttcatctctggTTCCTACCTGGTCACCTTCTGGGGTCGAttctgctgctctcgcgccttcgcAGTTCGCGTCCGGGTTGCCGACCTCTCTCGTGGGCCAGGCAAGCCACAGGCGGCTCTCAAAaagcgggagagagcgacaacaAGGATCTCTTCACGGCCAAGAGCCGCTGCCCCAGGTGTCCAGCAATCCGGGCTACGAGCTTCGCATCCTTTTTGCCACAGATGTCGCGGCTACAGGCGTCAATGTGGGAGTTGTTGACTCCGTTATTCAC GCCGGGATGCCCCGTGACCCAGAGCTTCTCGTTCAGCGTCTGACGCGTGTCGCGCG CCCGTCCACACGCGTCTTTCACTTCATTTGCCTCacctccgtcttcctcgggCCGCGTCTCGTCGCCACCATCATGGGTTCTCTCTGA
- a CDS encoding hypothetical protein (encoded by transcript TGME49_267960): protein MQSKRLKINKWQVPSLVNAILSSFGLPSPPSVTKQFAARLQLLDAPGLHVDYWAHQKTDLLASLAGYTAFVSRHRQVTLTGGVILSPVLRLHSSERKDIFLQEMSEEKQTREQTGKIFGRPQPRATPAASREMKQKNQVIVPPTPHFPSRVANKRKLVNTGELPSVWEFLSPREKDINGQGTRKQETLESKNTVFFDEVDDGRNGDALSVDEDRAQCDVTWQTLYPPPVPLHLVPSPRKGPHIVSDKP from the exons ATGCAGTCGAAGCGCCTCAAAATCAACAA GTGGCAGGTACCTTCTCTTGTCAACGCcattctctcgtcttttggTTTACCGTCTCCACCTTCTGTTACTAAGCAGTTTGCCGCTCGACTTCAACTTCTGGATGCTCCTG GTCTTCATGTTGACTATTGGGCTCACCAGAAAACAGATCTGCTGGCCAGCTTGGCTGGTTACACGGCGTTTGTATCTCGTCATAGGCAAGTCACGTTAACTGGTGGAGTTATCCTTTCGCCTGTGTTGCGTCTGCATTcctccgagagaaaagacattTTTTTGCAGGAAATGTCGGAGGAAAAGCAAACGCGCGAGCAAACAGGAAAAATATTCGGCAGACCGCAGCCGCGTGCTACTCCGGCCGCTTCTCGTGAGATGAAACAGAAGAACCAAGTTATTGTTCCTCCTACTCCCCATTTTCCATCAAGAGTAGCGAACAAGAGGAAACTGGTAAATACTGGAGAGCTCCCATCGGTGTGGGAGTTCCTTTcgccgagggagaaggacaTCAATGGACAAGgaacaagaaagcaagagaCCCTAGAGTCAAAGAACACGGTGTTTTTTGACGAAGTAGATGATggaaggaacggagacgcATTATCTGTAGACGAAGACAGGGCACAATGTGACGTCACCTGGCAAACGCTCTACCCTCCTCCTGTCCCTCTCCACTTGGTTCCCTCTCCAAGGAAAGGACCACACATTGTATCAGACAAACCGTGA
- the MIC17C gene encoding microneme protein MIC17C (encoded by transcript TGME49_200230~Gene product name based on ToxoDB Community Expert Annotation.), producing MDALKTLLNKGITLAVVVAAVLLQIRAVALQYPGLRNQVVNAHSFAEVETTGYSCLEKDKEYVGFSLTEFTEVGDAGLCQQRCNQHPHCSFFTFYSNGNRCVLQSRKPSQEKNNADAVSGPKRCPLCLVDSFDFRGEANLHHKGAPGLNTLLACQQGCAAEPRCKGFLFEKRPRTCHFKTNDNYLKALDPDTSYIAGPKTCTDEHWCIMKDIGYRGTDSKETRANSAAECQQMCLNDERCDFFTWQQAGKYCWFKAGASTASTKYNRAGDYSAPKHCGLPTTCVKERTKYAGETVATFPKSEVGTFESCQMKCWKTXXXXXXXXXXXXXXXXXXXXXXXXXXXXXXXXXXXXXXXXXXXXXXXXXXXXXXXXXXXXXXXXXXXXXXXXXXXXXXXXXXXXXXXXXXXXXXXXXXXXXXXXXXXXXXXXXXXXXXXXXXXXXXXXXXXXXXXXXXXXXXXXXXXXXXXXXXXXXXXXXXXXXXXXXXXXXXXXXXXXXXXXXXXXXXXXXXXXXXXXXXXXXXXXXXXXXXXXXXXXXXXXXXXXXXXXXXXXXXXXXXXXFRKPVASICHSPRTKKGDQTVSHEIVRPVNTCRRVTPERGDSE from the coding sequence ATGGACGCGTTGAAAACTTTATTGAACAAGGGAATCACACTCGCCGTCGTTGTTGCAGCGGTGTTGCTGCAGATTCGTGCCGTGGCGCTTCAATATCCAGGGCTCCGAAACCAGGTAGTCAACGCCCACTCTTTCGCTGAGGTGGAGACGACAGGATATAGCTGCCttgaaaaagacaaggaatACGTTGGTTTCAGCCTGACTGAGTTCACCGAAGTGGGCGACGCTGGCTTGTGCCAGCAGAGGTGCAATCAACACCCGCactgcagcttcttcacaTTCTATTCCAATGGGAACCGATGCGTGCTCCAGTCCCGCAAGCCTTCTCAGGAGAAGAACAATGCCGATGCCGTTTCTGGCCCGAAACGGTGCCCGCTTTGCCTCGTTGATTCCTTTGATTTCAGAGGCGAGGCAAACCTGCATCATAAAGGTGCTCCCGGTCTCAATACACTCCTGGCGTGTCAACAGGGATGTGCAGCAGAGCCCAGATGCAAAGGCTTCCTCTTCGAGAAGCGTCCCCGCACGTGTCACTTCAAAACAAATGATAACTATTTGAAAGCGCTCGATCCGGATACTTCATATATCGCAGGTCCGAAAACGTGTACGGATGAACACTGGTGCATCATGAAGGATATTGGCTACAGGGGCACAGactcgaaggagacaagagcaAACTCAGCGGCAGAGTGCCAGCAGATGTGCCTCAACGACGAGAGATGTGACTTTTTCACGTGGCAACAGGCGGGCAAGTATTGTTGGTTTAAGGCTGGGGCGTCCACTGCCTCAACAAAATACAATCGGGCTGGCGACTATTCTGCACCAAAACACTGCGGCCTGCCGACCACATGTGTCAAGGAGCGGACCAAGTACGCGGGCGAAACCGTTGCGACGTTCCCCAAGAGCGAGGTGGGGACCTTCGAGTCCTGCCAAATGAAGTGCTGGAAGACCNNNNNNNNNNNNNNNNNNNNNNNNNNNNNNNNNNNNNNNNNNNNNNNNNNNNNNNNNNNNNNNNNNNNNNNNNNNNNNNNNNNNNNNNNNNNNNNNNNNNNNNNNNNNNNNNNNNNNNNNNNNNNNNNNNNNNNNNNNNNNNNNNNNNNNNNNNNNNNNNNNNNNNNNNNNNNNNNNNNNNNNNNNNNNNNNNNNNNNNNNNNNNNNNNNNNNNNNNNNNNNNNNNNNNNNNNNNNNNNNNNNNNNNNNNNNNNNNNNNNNNNNNNNNNNNNNNNNNNNNNNNNNNNNNNNNNNNNNNNNNNNNNNNNNNNNNNNNNNNNNNNNNNNNNNNNNNNNNNNNNNNNNNNNNNNNNNNNNNNNNNNNNNNNNNNNNNNNNNNNNNNNNNNNNNNNNNNNNNNNNNNNNNNNNNNNNNNNNNNNNNNNNNNNNNNNNNNNNNNNNNNNNNNNNNNNNNNNNNNNNNNNNNNNNNNNNNNNNNNNNNNNNNNNNNNNNNNNNNNNNNNNNNNNNNNNNNNNNNNNNNNNNNNNNNNNNNNNNNNNNNNNNNNNNNNNNNNNNNNNNNNNNNNNNNNNNNNNNNNNNNNNNNNNNNNNNNNNNNNNNNNNNNNNNNNNNNNNNNNNNNNNNNNNNNNNNNNNNNNNNNNNNNNNNNNNNNNNNNNNNNNNNNNNNNNNNNNNNNNNNNNNNNNNNNNNNNNNNNNNNNNNNNNNNNNNNNNNNNNNNNNNNNNNNNATTTCAGGAAGCCGGTGGCCAGTATATGTCACAGCCCACgaacgaaaaaaggagaccaGACAGTTTCTCACGAAATCGTGAGGCCCGTGAACACGTGTAGACGAGTGACTCCTGAGCGTGGCGATAGTGAATGA